A window from Fragaria vesca subsp. vesca linkage group LG5, FraVesHawaii_1.0, whole genome shotgun sequence encodes these proteins:
- the LOC101299477 gene encoding uncharacterized protein LOC101299477, with translation MSQKRHQDDGKAHRSEAEDKRRRTTFQNVVSEIMKLHTVQHLLEPILEPLIRRVVREEVESALRKHLNNMKQNCEIETQPSESRILKLQFLNSLSLPVFTGARIEGEESSSIQIALVDYFTGQVVESGPESSAKVEIVVLEGDFDGEEGDNWTPEEFKNNIVREREGKKPLLTGEPAINLNDGVGSVSEISFTDNSSWTRSRRFRLGARVVDNFDGTRVREAKTESFIVRDHRGELYKKHHPPSLLDEVWRLEKIGKDGAFHKRLTRENIRTVKDFLILLFINPPRLRHILGTGMSTKMWEVTVEHAQTCILDKRIYLYCPPGSQQRTGVVFNVVGQVMYLLLECEYIPVSKLSETQKADAQNLVLSAFEHWGEVVSFDDEASLLGGGSSNVANVLQTSSSPRGEDFNGSKFLATQKIGGFDYTQPPASSPDIISSIYSVGGTSGLDDYALHNIDGMSLRYDQALTFPGQVGNSLICDPDSIAHAFCDDDHLQFFDTDLQSQNMLPESPADLQSAVDGFLLAQRSTAAVSAIDKAQRRWTKLFSVLKWFSIRRSVRNRVRDIPRY, from the exons GTCAGAGAGGAAGTAGAATCGGCCTTAAGGAAACATTTGAACAATATGAAACA GAATTGTGAGATAGAGACTCAACCTTCTGAATCAAGAATCTTAAAGCTCCAGTTCTTGAATAGTCTGTCTCTTCCGGTATTTACTGGAGCTCGGATTGAAGGAGAAGAGAGTTCCAGTATCCAAATAGCTCTGGTTGATTACTTTACTGGCCAAGTAGTTGAATCTGGCCCAGAATCCTCAGCTAAGGTGGAAATTGTTGTTCTTGAGGGTGATTTTGATGGTGAGGAGGGTGATAATTGGACCCCTGAAGAGTTCAAGAATAACATTGTAAGAGAGAGGGAAGGCAAAAAACCTCTTCTAACAGGGGAACCAGCCATCAATCTTAATGATGGAGTTGGTTCTGTGAGTGAGATTTCTTTTACAGATAATTCAAGCTGGACAAGGAGCCGTAGGTTCAGGTTAGGAGCAAGAGTTGTAGATAATTTTGATGGAACTAGAGTAAGAGAAGCAAAGACAGAATCCTTTATTGTTAGGGATCACCGTGGAGAAT TGTACAAGAAGCACCACCCTCCATCCCTGCTTGATGAAGTATGGCGACTAGAAAAGATTGGAAAGGACGGTGCTTTCCATAAGCGTTTGACTCGGGAAAACATCCGCACCGTGAAGGATTTCCTCATCCTACTCTTCATAAACCCTCCAAGACTCCGCCAT ATCCTTGGCACTGGTATGTCTACTAAGATGTGGGAAGTCACAGTGGAGCATGCTCAGACATGTATACTGGATAAGAGGATATACTTGTACTGCCCTCCTGGTTCACAACAGAGAACTGGTGTGGTCTTCAACGTCGTTGGACAAGTAATGTACCTACTTTTGGAATGTGAATATATTCCTGTGAGTAAGCTTTCTGAAACACAAAAG GCTGATGCCCAGAACTTGGTACTTTCTGCATTTGAACACTGGGGAGAAGTTGTCTCATTTGATGATGAAGCTTCTCTTTTGGGAGGGGGCTCGTCCAATGTTGCCAATGTTCTTCAGACATCAAGCTCACCAAGAGGAGAGGATTTTAATGGAAGCAAGTTTTTGGCTACGCAAAAAATTGGTGGATTTGATTATACACAGCCACCCGCCTCTTCTCCTGATATCATTTCATCCATATATTCTGTTGGGGGCACAAGTGGCTTGGATGATTATGCCTTGCACAACATTGATGGAATGAGTCTTAGATATGACCAGGCTTTAACGTTCCCAGGTCAAGTTGGGAATTCCTTGATCTGCGATCCAGATTCAATAGCTCATGCATTTTGTGATGACGATCATCTACAGTTTTTCGATACTGATCTTCAGTCCCAGAACATGCTTCCAGAGTCACCAGCAGATCTACAAAGTGCTGTAGATGGCTTCCTGTTGGCACAACGTTCTACTGCTGCTGTTTCCGCCATAGATAAGGCTCAGAGGAGATGGACAAAACTATTCAGTGTCCTCAAGTGGTTCTCAATTCGGAGGAGCGTACGGAACCGGGTTCGAGACATTCCAAGATACTAG
- the LOC101298891 gene encoding UDP-glycosyltransferase 74B1-like has protein sequence MKNQKTGHVIVLTYPAQGHINPLLQFAKRLAYKGLKVTLATTPYTLKSIHSTTVGIEPISDGYDESGFSQSPSVQTYLDSFKTVGSRTLSELIMKFSSLDSPVNCIVYDSLLPWALDVAKKFNIYGAVFLTNSASVCSMYWHINHGHMSFPVTQESGAPLLMPGLPPLDLPDLPSFLSQPAPHSPYLALILEKFSRLQENDWVFCNSFEELESELVNEMLGLWPLVMIGPMVPSAYLDQQIDGDIAYGASLWVPTTDKCIKWLDKKPPQSVIYISFGSMANVANIAAKQVEEIAWGLKASDQHFLWVVKESENKLPDEFLNTIGETGLVVTWCNQLQVLAHPAVGCFITHCGWNSTLEGLSLGVPMVGVPQWSDQPMNAKFVEELWGVGVRVKKNEEGLVKKEELEMCIREVMVGERSDEIKRNALKWSEAAKRAVSVEGKSDKNINEFIVKLF, from the exons ATGAAGAACCAAAAGACTGGGCATGTGATTGTGCTCACATATCCAGCTCAAGGCCATATAAACCCTCTCCTTCAATTTGCTAAGCGCTTAGCCTACAAAGGACTAAAGGTCACTCTAGCCACCACCCCTTACACTCTCAAATCCATCCACTCAACCACTGTTGGAATTGAACCAATCTCAGATGGCTATGATGAAAGTGGATTTAGCCAGTCCCCAAGTGTTCAGACCTACTTAGACTCATTCAAAACAGTTGGCTCAAGAACACTGTCAGAGCTTATAATGAAATTCAGCTCCTTAGACTCACCTGTAAACTGTATTGTATATGATTCATTGCTTCCATGGGCGCTTGATGTGGCTAAGAAGTTCAACATCTATGGGGCTGTGTTCTTGACAAACTCAGCTTCAGTGTGCTCCATGTATTGGCATATCAATCATGGCCATATGAGTTTCCCTGTGACGCAAGAAAGTGGTGCGCCTTTGTTGATGCCTGGTCTTCCTCCACTTGATCTTCCTGACCTGCCAAGTTTTCTGTCACAGCCTGCGCCTCACTCGCCCTATTTAGCTTTGATCTTGGAAAAGTTTTCCAGGCTTCAAGAAAATGATTGGGTGTTCTGTAACTCTTTTGAAGAGTTGGAAAGTGAG CTGGTGAATGAAATGTTGGGACTTTGGCCCCTTGTGATGATTGGTCCAATGGTGCCATCAGCCTACCTGGACCAACAAATAGATGGAGACATAGCTTATGGAGCCAGTCTTTGGGTGCCAACTACTGACAAGTGCATCAAATGGCTAGATAAAAAACCACCTCAAAGTGTGATATACATATCTTTTGGAAGCATGGCAAACGTGGCAAACATTGCAGCAAAACAGGTTGAAGAAATTGCATGGGGCTTGAAAGCAAGTGATCAGCACTTCTTATGGGTTGTGAAAGAGTCTGAGAACAAATTGCCTGACGAGTTCCTGAACACAATAGGCGAAACAGGGTTGGTAGTGACATGGTGCAACCAACTACAAGTGCTAGCACATCCAGCTGTGGGATGTTTTATAACACACTGCGGATGGAATTCCACGTTGGAGGGATTGAGCCTAGGCGTGCCGATGGTGGGAGTGCCTCAGTGGAGTGATCAGCCGATGAATGCGAAGTTTGTGGAGGAGTTGTGGGGGGTTGGAGTGAGAGTTAAGAAGAATGAAGAGGGGCTTGTGAAGAAAGAAGAGTTAGAGATGTGTATAAGGGAAGTCATGGTGGGAGAGAGAAGTGATGAGATTAAAAGGAATGCCTTGAAATGGAGTGAGGCTGCAAAGAGAGCTGTTAGTGTAGAGGGTAAATCAGATAAGAACATCAATGAATTTATTGTGAAGCTCTTTTGA
- the LOC101299188 gene encoding uncharacterized protein At5g50100, mitochondrial-like, with protein MALRAAACTGIGRQRHSCLLSVPRYLQLQAHLHHSAAPPQRLTSFPIHQSGFKFGIRAISEAAANPITPKKENERESTPENWKIKMLYDGDCPLCMREVNMLRERNKSYGTIKFVDISSEDYSPEDNLGLDYKTVMGNIHAILSDGTVVTDVEAFRKLYEQVGLGWVYAITKYEPIGTIAGAVYSVWAKYRLQITGRPPLEEVLELRKKSKGEVCNDRTDCKLPK; from the exons ATGGCATTGAGAGCAGCAGCATGTACTGGTATTGGAAGGCAAAGACATTCATGTCTGTTATCGGTTCCGCGATATCTTCAGCTTCAGGCTCATCTGCATCACTCTGCTGCTCCTCCTCAGAGGTTGACGTCATTTCCAATTCATCAATCTG GGTTTAAATTTGGAATAAGAGCTATAAGTGAAGCGGCTGCGAATCCAATTACTCCCAAGAAAGAAAATGAAAGAGAATCAACACCTGAGAATTGGAAGATTAAGATGCTTTATGATGGGGATTGTCCACTATGTATGAGAGAG GTGAACATGCTAAGAGAGAGAAACAAGAGCTATGGTACTATCAAGTTTGTTGATATAAGCTCAGAGGACTACTCTCCGGAGGATAATCTGGGGCTAGATTACAAAACT GTTATGGGAAACATTCATGCCATCCTCTCTGATGGAACCGTAGTCACTGATGTTGAA GCCTTCAGAAAGTTATATGAGCAAGTTGGGCTAGGATGGGTTTATGCAATAACCAAATATGAACCT ATTGGAACAATTGCAGGTGCTGTTTATAGTGTTTGGGCTAAATATCGTCTCCAAATCACAG GCCGACCACCTTTAGAAGAGGTTTTGGAATTGCGGAAGAAGAGCAAG GGAGAAGTATGTAATGACAGAACCGATTGTAAACTACCAAAATAA